A genomic window from Sphingobacterium spiritivorum includes:
- a CDS encoding glycerophosphodiester phosphodiesterase family protein, with product MKFYFFALCGLALTLGFSSCSMFNKKNQLVNDRFPDFSAEAHRGGRGLYPENTIEAMKMTIEHMPHITTLEMDCHITADKKVVVTHDDYLNPKYIRYADGKDIPADKKDLKIYKFDYNELKTYDTGSKLYSDFPDQLKLKTHIPLLSELIDAAEAEAKLHRKSPMFYNIETKSSPKGDNILHPQPSTFVDLMVEVIMNKGIGSRTVIQSFDKRTIQYLNKMYPQLKSSYLIDGNNKQTVEELIKDLGFTPFIISPNYSLVTKEFVADCHARGIKVIPWTANTKDEIKRLKKLKVDGIISDYPNLL from the coding sequence ATGAAATTTTATTTTTTTGCATTGTGCGGATTGGCTTTAACTTTAGGATTTTCATCTTGTAGTATGTTTAACAAAAAAAATCAACTGGTGAATGACAGATTTCCTGATTTCTCTGCTGAAGCTCACAGAGGTGGCAGAGGTTTATATCCGGAGAATACGATTGAGGCCATGAAGATGACCATTGAACATATGCCTCATATTACAACTTTAGAAATGGATTGTCACATCACAGCAGACAAAAAAGTAGTGGTTACACATGATGACTATTTAAATCCCAAATATATACGCTATGCGGATGGAAAGGATATTCCTGCTGACAAAAAGGATCTGAAAATCTATAAATTTGATTATAACGAACTCAAAACCTATGATACAGGTTCTAAGTTGTACAGCGATTTTCCGGATCAGTTAAAACTGAAAACCCATATACCGCTACTTTCTGAACTCATTGATGCAGCTGAAGCTGAGGCTAAATTGCACCGGAAAAGTCCGATGTTTTATAATATCGAAACCAAGAGCTCTCCGAAAGGCGATAATATCCTGCATCCGCAGCCCTCTACATTTGTAGATCTGATGGTAGAGGTAATTATGAATAAGGGTATAGGTTCAAGAACGGTTATACAATCTTTTGATAAGCGTACGATACAATATCTGAATAAGATGTATCCGCAACTGAAATCTTCCTATCTGATCGACGGAAACAATAAACAAACAGTCGAGGAATTAATCAAGGATTTAGGCTTTACTCCATTTATCATCAGCCCGAACTATTCACTTGTTACAAAGGAATTTGTTGCGGATTGCCATGCCAGAGGCATAAAGGTAATCCCGTGGACCGCAAATACAAAAGATGAAATCAAACGACTGAAAAAGTTAAAAGTGGATGGTATAATCAGTGATTATCCAAACTTACTTTAA
- a CDS encoding NAD(P)/FAD-dependent oxidoreductase produces the protein MDLYSGLPFWIIKNALYDYNKPLQEDLKIDVAIIGSGITGSLVAHELCEAGIKCAIFDKRTVATGSTAASTAQLQYEIDVPLSQMLNDVGEKKAVQAYQSSLQSITDLENVLKKTNVKADFKRVSTIFLASNRKGRRMIREEYDARTQYGLPVSYLDEEQLLKEYGIEGFGALYNDQSAQMDAYSAATGILNYHHSKKELDIYSPVEIVSYQEKRGGYDLKTKDGFVISCKYVIIAAGFEAGQFLPKEVMQLNSTYALVTNPIADEQFWKEKSLIWETKSPYFYMRSTADNRIMMGGEDEPFRNPRVRDLLLRKKVRKLSYKLKKMFPEIKFEVSMAWCGTFSSTKDGLPFIGAWPGNKRMLYALGYGGNGITFSMIAAQIIRNTLEGKKDDRADTFGFERLSE, from the coding sequence ATGGATTTATATTCTGGACTACCTTTTTGGATAATAAAAAATGCCCTTTACGATTACAATAAACCCCTTCAGGAAGACTTAAAAATAGACGTTGCTATTATTGGATCAGGAATCACAGGATCTTTGGTGGCTCATGAACTGTGCGAAGCTGGAATTAAGTGTGCCATTTTTGATAAAAGAACCGTTGCTACAGGCAGCACAGCTGCAAGTACTGCACAATTGCAGTATGAGATAGATGTGCCTCTGAGCCAGATGCTTAATGATGTAGGTGAAAAGAAAGCTGTACAAGCCTATCAATCGAGTTTGCAGTCTATCACTGATCTGGAGAATGTTTTGAAAAAGACAAATGTAAAAGCAGACTTTAAACGTGTCTCCACCATATTTCTTGCCAGTAACAGGAAAGGGCGAAGAATGATTCGTGAAGAATATGATGCCCGTACACAATATGGATTGCCGGTATCTTATCTGGATGAAGAGCAGCTCCTGAAAGAATACGGCATTGAAGGGTTTGGAGCACTTTATAATGATCAGTCCGCCCAGATGGATGCCTATTCCGCTGCAACAGGTATATTAAATTATCATCACAGCAAAAAAGAACTGGATATCTATAGTCCTGTAGAGATTGTCAGCTATCAGGAAAAGCGGGGAGGATATGATCTGAAGACCAAAGACGGATTTGTTATTTCCTGTAAATACGTGATTATTGCTGCAGGTTTTGAAGCCGGTCAATTTTTACCAAAGGAGGTGATGCAACTCAATTCTACCTATGCATTAGTCACGAATCCTATTGCAGATGAACAGTTCTGGAAGGAAAAGAGTCTGATCTGGGAAACAAAGTCTCCTTATTTTTACATGCGTTCTACTGCAGACAACCGGATCATGATGGGAGGGGAGGATGAACCTTTTCGCAATCCGAGAGTCCGGGATTTGTTGCTGCGGAAGAAAGTCCGGAAACTATCCTACAAACTAAAGAAAATGTTTCCTGAAATTAAGTTTGAAGTCAGTATGGCCTGGTGTGGTACATTTTCTTCGACTAAAGACGGATTGCCATTTATCGGTGCATGGCCAGGTAATAAAAGGATGCTGTATGCGTTGGGATACGGTGGTAACGGTATTACATTCAGTATGATTGCGGCTCAGATTATACGCAATACCTTAGAGGGGAAAAAAGACGACAGAGCAGATACTTTTGGTTTTGAAAGACTATCTGAATAA
- a CDS encoding HesB/IscA family protein, with translation MITITDKAKERIHSIMKSEQYDDSYFVRVAVESGGCSGLSYKLDFDNEEKKGDQFSEDKGIKICLDIKSYLYLAGTELDYSDGLNGKGFEFHNPNASRTCACGESFSV, from the coding sequence ATGATCACCATTACAGATAAAGCGAAAGAACGTATCCACTCTATTATGAAGTCGGAACAATACGACGACAGTTATTTTGTTAGGGTCGCCGTAGAGAGTGGAGGTTGCTCAGGTCTTTCCTATAAACTCGATTTTGATAACGAAGAAAAAAAGGGAGACCAATTTTCTGAAGATAAAGGAATAAAAATCTGTCTGGATATTAAATCATATTTATATCTGGCAGGTACTGAGCTGGATTATTCAGACGGACTAAACGGTAAAGGATTTGAATTCCATAATCCTAATGCCAGCAGGACTTGTGCCTGCGGAGAGAGTTTCTCTGTATAA
- the glpK gene encoding glycerol kinase GlpK, with product MQNKEYIVALDQGTTSSRAIIFNQSGEIAGVAQREFKQHYPQSGWVEHDPQDIWSTQFSVLTEALTKSKINSSKIKGIGITNQRETTVIWDRKTGVPIYNAIVWQDRRTAEYCRSISDKGHGPLIQKKTGLLIDAYFSASKINWILDNVKGARKKAEKGELAFGTIDTWLIWNLTNGETHVTDVTNASRTMIFNIQTMAWDDELLEIFDIPKSILPEVKSSSEIYAETSNEILSHQIPIAGIAGDQQAALFGQMCTTKGMVKNTYGTGCFMLMNIGKKPVISKNKLVTTVAWQIGKEVTYALEGSIFIGGAIVQWLRDELGIIKKSADVEKLASSVEDSNGVYLVPAFAGLGAPIWNPDARGTIVGLSRGANAAHIARAALESIAFQTVDILRAMESDAGLKIKELRVDGGATQNNLLMQFQSDILSSTTVRPEITETTALGAAYLAGLAVGFWKDIEEISKQWKEDKKFEPNKKTKTKELLQEWHRAVNATVYWAENK from the coding sequence ATGCAAAATAAGGAATACATCGTTGCGCTTGACCAGGGTACAACCAGTTCAAGAGCTATTATATTTAATCAATCGGGGGAGATTGCAGGTGTAGCTCAGCGCGAATTTAAACAGCATTATCCACAATCGGGGTGGGTAGAACACGATCCTCAGGATATCTGGTCTACACAGTTCTCCGTGCTGACAGAGGCTCTCACCAAATCAAAGATCAACTCTTCAAAAATAAAAGGAATCGGAATCACCAATCAACGCGAAACGACAGTAATATGGGATAGAAAAACGGGGGTTCCTATCTATAATGCTATCGTATGGCAAGACAGAAGAACAGCAGAATATTGCCGGTCTATCAGTGATAAAGGACATGGTCCGCTGATCCAGAAAAAAACAGGATTGCTGATCGATGCGTATTTCTCAGCTTCAAAGATCAACTGGATACTGGATAATGTAAAAGGTGCCCGTAAAAAAGCAGAAAAAGGTGAACTCGCCTTCGGTACAATTGATACCTGGCTGATCTGGAATCTTACAAACGGAGAAACGCACGTAACGGATGTAACCAACGCCTCACGTACGATGATCTTCAATATTCAGACCATGGCATGGGATGACGAGTTACTGGAGATTTTTGACATTCCGAAATCTATTCTTCCTGAAGTCAAAAGCTCTTCTGAAATCTACGCAGAAACTTCTAATGAAATACTTTCTCATCAAATTCCTATCGCAGGTATTGCGGGAGACCAGCAGGCGGCATTATTCGGACAGATGTGTACCACCAAGGGTATGGTCAAAAATACGTATGGTACAGGATGTTTTATGCTGATGAATATCGGAAAGAAACCGGTTATCTCAAAGAATAAGCTAGTTACTACAGTCGCATGGCAGATTGGCAAGGAGGTCACTTATGCGCTGGAAGGAAGTATTTTTATTGGCGGAGCGATCGTGCAGTGGCTGCGTGATGAATTGGGGATCATCAAAAAATCTGCTGATGTAGAAAAGCTGGCCTCTTCTGTGGAAGACTCTAATGGCGTATACCTGGTACCGGCATTTGCTGGTCTGGGAGCACCTATATGGAATCCTGATGCCAGAGGAACGATCGTAGGGCTTTCAAGAGGAGCAAATGCAGCACATATCGCCAGAGCAGCATTAGAAAGTATTGCTTTTCAGACTGTAGATATTTTACGGGCGATGGAATCAGATGCCGGTTTAAAAATCAAAGAGTTACGTGTTGACGGGGGTGCTACACAAAACAACCTGCTGATGCAGTTTCAGTCTGATATTCTGAGTTCAACGACTGTACGTCCTGAAATTACAGAAACAACGGCTTTGGGTGCAGCTTATCTGGCAGGTCTTGCAGTCGGATTCTGGAAAGATATCGAAGAAATATCGAAACAATGGAAAGAAGACAAAAAATTTGAGCCTAATAAAAAAACTAAAACCAAGGAATTGCTTCAGGAATGGCACCGTGCAGTAAATGCAACGGTCTATTGGGCAGAAAATAAATAA
- a CDS encoding mechanosensitive ion channel family protein, with protein METVNISRFEGGLEKLIDVVIVSIPSIAVGLGILFFGRYLIKFLINIMNKRFERRNIDVSIRAFISSMLKFVLYALLILTAASTMGIQTTSFIAALSAFGLAVGMALQGSLSNFAGGVLILMFRPFEVGDYVSSANGSAGTVERIDLLYTTLIGADGIRVFSPNGTLANSVIKNYTKIVNRRLEYVIGISYDANIKTAKDIILEVLKSDNRILETPAPEIFVSELADSSVNLTIRAWAKKENFWPANNENQEVIKNALDKHGISIPFPQTELHIVNDKLTMTTNPKRES; from the coding sequence ATGGAAACAGTAAATATTAGCAGATTTGAAGGCGGATTAGAAAAACTTATAGATGTAGTCATTGTCAGTATACCCAGTATTGCGGTAGGTCTGGGCATATTATTCTTTGGCCGATACCTTATTAAATTTCTGATTAATATCATGAATAAGCGTTTTGAAAGACGCAATATAGACGTATCCATACGGGCATTTATATCCAGCATGTTAAAGTTTGTCCTGTATGCTTTGCTTATTCTTACGGCAGCCAGTACAATGGGTATTCAGACCACATCTTTTATTGCAGCATTATCAGCATTTGGTCTGGCAGTAGGTATGGCATTGCAAGGCAGTCTTTCTAATTTTGCAGGAGGTGTATTGATTTTAATGTTTAGACCATTTGAAGTCGGAGATTATGTTTCCAGTGCCAATGGTTCAGCCGGTACGGTAGAACGTATAGATTTGCTTTATACTACTTTAATTGGTGCCGACGGAATACGGGTATTCAGCCCGAATGGTACACTGGCTAATTCAGTCATAAAAAACTACACCAAGATTGTCAACAGAAGACTGGAATATGTAATCGGTATATCGTATGATGCCAATATTAAAACGGCTAAGGATATTATTCTGGAAGTGCTTAAATCTGATAACCGTATTCTGGAAACACCGGCCCCGGAAATCTTTGTAAGCGAGCTTGCTGATAGTTCCGTGAACCTTACTATACGTGCATGGGCTAAGAAAGAAAACTTCTGGCCGGCGAATAATGAAAATCAGGAGGTCATTAAAAACGCCCTGGATAAACATGGTATCAGCATTCCTTTTCCACAGACAGAGCTTCATATTGTGAATGATAAGCTGACAATGACGACTAATCCAAAGCGCGAGTCGTAA
- a CDS encoding Gfo/Idh/MocA family oxidoreductase encodes MKKQENSRREFLKKSIIGAAAFTIVPRFVLGGQGYLAPSDHLTKGVIGVGSMGRGHFAYAGTKTVAICDVDTRHLAIAQKTLGGGVREYHDFRELIKSPEVDIVHIATPPHWHGLMAVEAARAGKDIWCEKPMTRTIGEGQKVKEAVKQHGNIFRLNTWFRFEDNFYGMQVPVRKIKKLVDTGMLGWPLKVTISKHTGFDWKFFWIGKQNLPVEQVPSELDYDMWLGPAPYKPYSTHRTHLTFRGYWDYDGGGLGDMGQHYLDPVQYFLGKDEESPVSIEVDAPQQHNDAVGTWRRITYTYADGCQIILDGEGKDEGLAYIEGPKGKLYKGFVSDIPDLERKLSQYPEPAPQITNFLESVRTRQKFALNEENGYRSCTLVNLGLIALRLNRSLKFDSDKQVFINDEGANRLIHQPMRGPWTI; translated from the coding sequence ATGAAAAAACAAGAAAATTCAAGACGTGAGTTTCTCAAAAAGTCAATTATAGGAGCTGCTGCTTTTACAATTGTGCCACGTTTTGTTTTAGGAGGACAAGGTTATCTTGCACCAAGTGATCACCTGACCAAAGGTGTCATAGGAGTAGGATCAATGGGACGCGGACATTTTGCTTATGCCGGTACAAAAACCGTCGCTATCTGTGATGTTGATACCCGTCATCTGGCTATCGCTCAGAAAACATTAGGCGGTGGTGTACGTGAATACCACGATTTCAGAGAGCTGATCAAATCTCCTGAAGTGGATATCGTCCATATTGCCACACCTCCGCACTGGCATGGGTTGATGGCTGTAGAAGCTGCACGTGCTGGAAAAGATATCTGGTGTGAAAAACCAATGACCAGAACTATCGGTGAAGGTCAGAAGGTTAAAGAAGCTGTAAAACAGCATGGTAATATATTTCGTCTGAATACCTGGTTTAGATTTGAAGATAATTTTTACGGTATGCAGGTTCCGGTAAGAAAGATCAAAAAACTGGTAGATACCGGAATGCTGGGATGGCCGCTTAAAGTGACTATCAGCAAGCACACCGGTTTTGACTGGAAATTTTTCTGGATTGGTAAGCAGAATTTACCGGTCGAACAGGTGCCGTCAGAACTGGATTATGATATGTGGTTAGGACCTGCACCGTACAAACCATACAGTACACATCGTACACATCTTACCTTCCGTGGATATTGGGATTATGATGGAGGAGGTCTTGGTGATATGGGACAACATTATCTGGATCCTGTACAGTATTTTCTGGGTAAAGATGAAGAAAGTCCGGTATCGATCGAGGTTGATGCCCCGCAACAACATAATGATGCCGTAGGTACATGGAGACGCATTACATATACATATGCTGATGGTTGTCAGATTATATTAGACGGAGAAGGCAAGGACGAGGGACTGGCATATATAGAAGGACCTAAAGGTAAACTGTATAAAGGATTTGTATCGGATATTCCGGATCTGGAAAGAAAACTGTCACAATACCCGGAACCTGCTCCGCAGATTACAAACTTCCTGGAGTCTGTGAGAACAAGACAGAAATTTGCGCTGAATGAGGAGAATGGATATCGTTCATGTACGTTAGTCAATCTGGGACTGATTGCATTGAGACTCAACCGTTCGTTGAAATTCGATTCTGACAAACAAGTGTTTATTAATGATGAAGGCGCTAATCGTTTGATTCATCAACCGATGAGAGGTCCGTGGACTATTTAA
- the agaR gene encoding transcriptional repressor AgaR produces MNSVERHHLILEKLKQVGNITVSELCEELGVSTVTIRKDLKFLEDSSLLFRVHGGATRQNPYTTDRPVFEKEKLHTLEKSKIGKTAASFVEPNDSIIIASGTTMQAMAKEIEPQGLLTVVTSALNVAQQLIQHQNVEIIQLGGTMRKTSMSVTGAYAEVILKDFFCSKLFLGVDGIDLDFGITTTNAQEARLNRVMMESAQKVIVLVDSSKFGRKSFGKIAEINQIDILITDNYVNPRYVEKLESLGIKVIVV; encoded by the coding sequence ATGAATAGCGTTGAAAGACACCATTTGATCTTAGAAAAACTTAAACAGGTTGGTAATATTACGGTTTCTGAGCTTTGTGAAGAGCTTGGCGTTTCGACTGTTACTATTCGAAAGGATCTAAAATTTTTAGAAGACAGTTCGTTGTTGTTTCGGGTACATGGAGGGGCTACCCGGCAGAATCCTTATACTACGGACCGGCCTGTATTCGAGAAGGAAAAGTTACATACGCTGGAAAAGTCAAAAATTGGTAAGACAGCAGCTTCTTTTGTAGAGCCTAATGATTCTATTATTATTGCTTCAGGTACGACTATGCAGGCCATGGCAAAAGAAATCGAACCACAGGGATTACTTACTGTCGTCACTTCAGCACTGAACGTAGCACAACAGCTTATTCAGCATCAGAATGTTGAAATTATACAACTCGGAGGCACTATGCGTAAAACCTCCATGTCTGTTACGGGCGCATATGCCGAAGTGATCTTAAAAGACTTCTTTTGTTCTAAACTTTTTCTTGGTGTAGACGGTATTGATCTAGATTTCGGAATCACAACCACCAATGCTCAGGAAGCCCGTCTGAATCGTGTGATGATGGAATCAGCTCAAAAAGTAATCGTTTTGGTGGACTCCAGTAAATTTGGTCGCAAGAGCTTCGGAAAAATTGCAGAGATCAACCAGATCGATATTCTGATAACGGATAATTATGTAAATCCGCGCTATGTAGAAAAACTGGAATCTCTGGGTATCAAAGTTATTGTCGTTTAA
- a CDS encoding MIP/aquaporin family protein → MTPFVAELIGTAVLILLGGGVVANVVLNKTKGNNSGWIVITTAWGLAVFCGVVIAGPYSGAHLSPAVTVANMALGKMTFAAGMEYIAAQFAGAMSGAFLVWLMYKDHFDATEDAGAKQAVFCTAPAIRNIPVNLISEIVGTFVLIFTIFHFTDAKLADDSPVGLGSIGALPVAFVVWVIGLALGGTTGYAINPARDLGPRIMHALLPIKNKAGFDAGYAWVPVIGPVIGSLLAVGLYLVLN, encoded by the coding sequence ATGACACCATTTGTAGCTGAACTTATAGGAACAGCAGTATTGATCCTTCTCGGAGGAGGCGTTGTGGCGAATGTAGTATTAAACAAGACAAAAGGAAACAATTCGGGTTGGATTGTCATTACTACAGCATGGGGACTGGCTGTCTTTTGCGGAGTAGTTATTGCAGGCCCTTATAGCGGAGCGCATCTTAGTCCTGCTGTCACTGTAGCCAATATGGCTTTGGGAAAGATGACCTTTGCAGCAGGTATGGAATATATTGCCGCACAATTTGCGGGGGCTATGTCGGGTGCATTTCTGGTATGGCTGATGTACAAAGATCATTTTGATGCAACAGAAGATGCCGGAGCAAAACAAGCTGTATTCTGTACTGCTCCTGCTATCCGTAATATTCCCGTCAATCTGATCAGCGAAATCGTAGGTACCTTTGTGCTGATATTTACCATCTTTCACTTTACGGATGCCAAGTTAGCTGATGATTCACCTGTAGGTCTTGGTTCTATAGGTGCGTTGCCGGTAGCATTTGTAGTATGGGTTATCGGTCTGGCGCTTGGGGGTACCACCGGATATGCGATCAATCCGGCTCGTGACCTTGGTCCCCGTATTATGCATGCCCTTCTTCCGATAAAGAACAAAGCGGGCTTTGATGCAGGCTATGCCTGGGTACCGGTGATCGGTCCTGTGATCGGTAGTTTGCTTGCTGTAGGTCTGTATCTAGTATTAAATTAA
- a CDS encoding cysteine desulfurase family protein, with amino-acid sequence MIYLDNNATTALDPDVLEEMIPYLTQSYGNASSIQHKPGRIASSAVVKARQQIATSLHASEKEIFFNSGATEAINTVIKGVFALYSGKGKHIITSATEHKAVLGCCEYLQKKGAEITYVSTDRNGMIDTNALADLIRPDTILVALMAANNESGVIHPIEEIATITREKNTLFFCDATQYVGKVPLNLEKTMIDILCFSAHKFHGPKGAGALYIRRKSRPTQIETLIHGGKQEQGFRGGTYNVPAIVGMGKALELAVSDLSCQQTISDLRNLLENRILTEIPDTEVIASAVSRIANTSNITFRHTKATEIMSRLTDIAISAGSACVSGDRDPSHVLKAMHRSDEEAFCSLRFSLSRYTTEEEIKKTVAKLRTVVCQIREQSPVWQLYKDGLLD; translated from the coding sequence ATGATTTATTTAGATAATAATGCTACCACAGCACTCGATCCGGATGTATTGGAAGAAATGATACCCTACCTCACGCAGTCCTATGGAAATGCTTCGAGTATACAACATAAACCGGGCAGGATTGCTTCTTCTGCAGTAGTAAAAGCCAGGCAGCAGATTGCAACAAGTCTTCATGCAAGTGAGAAAGAAATTTTCTTTAATTCAGGTGCTACAGAAGCAATCAACACCGTTATAAAAGGTGTATTTGCACTATACTCAGGCAAAGGAAAACATATTATTACTTCAGCTACTGAACATAAAGCCGTACTCGGCTGTTGTGAATATCTTCAAAAAAAAGGCGCAGAGATAACATATGTCTCTACAGACCGCAATGGCATGATAGATACAAATGCACTGGCAGATCTGATCCGGCCGGATACCATTCTTGTAGCATTGATGGCAGCTAACAACGAAAGCGGTGTTATTCATCCCATAGAGGAAATTGCCACAATTACCAGAGAGAAGAATACTTTGTTTTTTTGTGATGCGACTCAGTATGTAGGTAAAGTGCCGCTTAATCTCGAAAAGACCATGATCGACATTCTTTGCTTCAGTGCGCACAAATTTCATGGCCCCAAAGGTGCTGGAGCTTTATATATACGAAGAAAATCCAGACCCACGCAGATAGAGACCCTTATACACGGAGGTAAACAGGAACAGGGATTTCGTGGCGGAACGTATAATGTCCCTGCTATTGTCGGGATGGGAAAAGCACTCGAACTGGCAGTCTCTGATTTGAGCTGTCAACAAACGATCTCCGACTTAAGGAATTTGTTAGAAAACAGGATCTTAACAGAAATACCAGACACAGAAGTCATTGCTTCAGCTGTATCCCGTATTGCCAATACTTCCAACATCACGTTCAGGCATACCAAAGCTACGGAGATCATGAGCAGGCTTACTGATATAGCTATATCTGCAGGCTCGGCCTGTGTATCGGGTGACCGTGACCCTTCACATGTGCTCAAAGCTATGCACCGCAGCGATGAGGAAGCCTTTTGCAGTCTGCGATTTAGTCTGAGCAGATATACGACGGAGGAAGAAATAAAAAAGACGGTAGCAAAACTCCGGACTGTTGTCTGCCAGATCCGGGAGCAATCCCCTGTATGGCAACTGTACAAGGATGGACTTTTGGATTGA
- a CDS encoding glycerol-3-phosphate dehydrogenase/oxidase: MKFDRNEGISSLYQTQQWDIAIIGGGATGLGIAADAASRGYKTILLEKYDFAKATSSRSTKLVHGGVRYLANGDVKLVYSALHERGLIFRNAPHVARIQSFIIPCYSWFSKLKYLIGLKLYDWMAGSLRIGKSVYLNKNEVISKLPTVKASALQGGIQYFDGQFDDARLALNLGQTAAEYGATIINYADVTHIDKNEAGKVNGLTFVDQETGQSHTIKAKSIINATGIFVDDILKLEEPKHKNLVRPSQGTHIVVDKKFLGKSDALMIPETSDGRVLFGVPWHGHVLLGTTDTPLDQHQIEPRPLEEEIKFILDTAYNYMEHAPTRSDILSVFAGLRPLAAPQGDDVNSTKEISRDHKLISNASGLVTITGGKWTTYRKMAEETINLAIKVAALDPKACVTKTLKIHGYVQNEEQGHWKFYGSDAEGIRALAATSPELAAVLHPKFEHIAAEVVWAVRYEMARNVEDVLARRMRILFLDAKTSLEMAPQVAKLMAQTMGKDELWINEQTESYEELVKNYIIN; the protein is encoded by the coding sequence ATGAAATTTGACAGAAATGAAGGCATAAGCAGTCTTTATCAAACCCAACAATGGGATATTGCCATTATCGGTGGCGGAGCTACCGGTCTGGGAATCGCAGCAGATGCGGCTTCAAGAGGGTATAAAACAATCTTATTAGAAAAATATGATTTTGCTAAAGCAACATCCAGCCGCAGTACAAAACTGGTGCACGGAGGTGTGCGCTATCTGGCCAACGGTGATGTCAAATTGGTTTACTCTGCACTGCACGAAAGAGGGCTTATCTTTAGAAATGCTCCTCATGTGGCCAGAATACAGAGTTTTATTATTCCCTGTTATTCCTGGTTTAGTAAATTAAAATATCTGATCGGCCTGAAATTATACGACTGGATGGCAGGCAGCCTTCGTATAGGCAAGTCTGTATATCTGAATAAAAATGAAGTAATCTCTAAATTACCTACTGTCAAAGCTTCTGCGCTTCAGGGGGGTATACAATATTTTGACGGTCAGTTTGATGATGCCCGTCTTGCCCTCAATCTGGGGCAGACTGCTGCTGAATACGGAGCCACAATCATCAATTATGCTGATGTGACACATATTGATAAAAATGAGGCTGGTAAAGTAAACGGATTGACTTTTGTCGATCAGGAAACAGGACAGTCCCATACTATTAAGGCAAAATCTATTATAAATGCAACGGGAATATTTGTAGATGACATTCTGAAACTGGAAGAACCCAAACACAAAAATCTGGTCAGACCCAGCCAGGGAACACATATCGTCGTTGATAAGAAGTTTCTCGGTAAATCGGATGCGCTTATGATTCCCGAAACGAGTGACGGTCGTGTATTGTTCGGTGTGCCGTGGCATGGTCATGTATTGCTGGGCACTACAGACACTCCGTTAGATCAGCATCAGATCGAACCGCGTCCTTTGGAGGAAGAGATTAAATTTATATTAGATACCGCTTACAATTATATGGAGCATGCTCCTACCCGATCTGATATATTAAGCGTATTTGCCGGATTAAGACCTCTCGCTGCTCCTCAGGGTGATGACGTTAACAGCACAAAAGAAATATCCAGGGATCATAAACTTATCAGCAACGCTTCGGGTCTGGTCACAATTACAGGAGGAAAATGGACTACCTATCGTAAAATGGCAGAAGAAACCATCAATCTGGCCATTAAAGTAGCGGCTTTAGATCCAAAAGCCTGTGTGACAAAAACACTGAAGATACATGGCTATGTTCAAAATGAGGAACAGGGCCACTGGAAATTTTATGGTAGCGATGCAGAGGGCATACGTGCTTTGGCGGCTACTTCTCCTGAACTGGCTGCTGTATTACATCCAAAATTTGAACATATTGCTGCTGAAGTCGTATGGGCTGTACGATATGAAATGGCCAGAAATGTAGAAGATGTATTGGCCAGACGTATGCGAATATTATTTCTGGATGCAAAAACATCTTTGGAAATGGCTCCTCAAGTTGCTAAATTGATGGCCCAGACTATGGGGAAAGATGAGCTTTGGATCAATGAGCAAACAGAAAGTTACGAAGAATTAGTGAAGAACTATATTATAAATTAA